The DNA segment TTGCGCTTTCACCAGGTCGACATTTTTCTGCGACAATAATACTTCGAAGTAGGCCTTGGCGACACGCAACATCAAATCCTGTTCAGCGATACGATATTGCACTTGCGCTTCTTCAGCCTGAAGATTGAGTTCATCACGCATGGCAAATGCAGAAGCATTGTAGATTGGTTGTACCAGCGATATGGCTGATCCGTATTGGGGGCCTTGCTCGTTTGTGCCGGCGGTTAAAGGATCCCCGGGATGAACGCTCTTCTTGATTTGGTCCAAATTTGCTGTGAGTGCAACTTGTGGTAAAATCAGCGAGTCACCCTGCGTCGATTTCTCTAAACCTGCGGCCGATGCTTTACCTGCTGCCAAAAAACTTGCGTCGTAGACACGCGCTGCATGCCACGATGTGAGCAGATCCGCCGCATTGGAATTAGACGCAAAAGTCGTAAATATCACGACAAGGAGGACTTTCTTTAACATGAATTTTTTTCGGTTCGGTGTTTCAATGACATGAATTGTTGTTGATAAATAAACTGGTTGTCTACACTAGACAAGCTTCGGTTAGGGTGCCATTTCAATCATCACAACAATCCAATTGAGCTAATATTGTCTGAGTCGATAGCGTCGGAGACACCTCTATCTGTATTAGTAATCGATCTATCATGAAGAATTGATGAAGACCTTTCTCAGGAAGGAAAAAGGATTCCTTCATATTGGTCTTTTTAGAAATCAACCAGCATTTCAGACATGAAGGATGTCCAGTGGCAAGGTTCAACTAGAAGGCAAACCTCATTGGTTGAGACTGTTCCTGACAAGGAATGGATTGTATGTGCGTGGATATTGCGTTAGGTCAAAAGGTGTTTATCCTGAAAGAAACGGTCCCGCACCAATGTCAGAAACCATGTCAAGGCATGTATTCAAAAGCCTAAGGGACCCAACAAAACAAGTAGAAGCGTCACGAAAGACTCTGCCAATATCTATGTGAAAGATCAAGAACTCTGCGATTGCTTTGCTACTACCGACCCGCTGAAGGGGATGTTCGATCTCAGCCGTGTGCCCGAGGAGGATGAGGCCGCGTTGAAGTGGATTGCCCTCGCCGCTTTGCACGGCATCAACAGCAATGCCGAAAAAATTTCCCTGATTACCACCAGGGACGGCAATGTCAAGGTGACGGTTGAATACCGGCAAGGCGAATTGCCTTCCACCGGTCTGGCCGTCGGCAGGAAGATTGTCGAGGCGATGCGGGCGATGACCCGTATCGAAAAAGATGAGGAGAAAACGACCATTGCCTTCGGCATTCGCAACAGCAGTATGGATCTGAAGATCAAATCACGGCCATGAAGGGGATTACCATTACCTTTCCCTGAGTGGTTTGTTAAAGAAAATCAATGCAAGGATAACAATCGGAGTGCGGCGCAGCCTCGTGGTGGCTAAACTGAAGAAAAATATCACTCAATGAATGAAATCATACAGTTACAAAGCGGTATAGAAATTTATCTTCGCACCATTGAAGGTGATGGAGATAAACCCTGCCTGGTATTTCTGCACGAAGGCCTAGGCTGTACTGCCATGTGGAAAGACTTTCCGGATCGACTTTGTCGCATGGCCAACTGTTCGGGGCTCGTGTATGACAGAACGGGGTATGGGAATTCGTCACCTCTTTGCCGCACTTGGACTATTCACTATCTGCATGATTATGCCCTGAAGGAATTGCCGGAAATTCTTGAAAGGACAATTCCTGGTAAGCCGTTCATATTGATTGGCCATTCCGATGGCGGTAGCATTAGCCTTATTTTCGGTGCCGAAAAACCAGCTCTTCTCAAGGCAATTATTACCGAGGCAGCGCATGTTTTTGTTGAGCCGGAAACTTTAAGAGGCATTCTGGCAGCGGTAGGAGCCTACGAAAAAGGCCACTTTCGTGGACTTGCTAAATATCACGGTGATAAAACCGACGCTCTCTTCAGGGCATGGGCCGACACCTGGCGCAGCGAGTGGTTCAAGTTTTGGAATATTGAATATGTATTGCCCTCCATTGCCTGCCCTCTTCTGGTCCTGCAAGGCAGCCAGGATCAATATGGTACGGAGCGGCAGGTAGAAACGATAGTTGCAAAATCGTCGGGTCAGACAACCTCCGTTCTTATCGACAAGTGTGGTCACGCACCCCATCAGGAGCAGCCGGAAAAAGTTTTACAAATACTGGCGGAGTATATTGGTCGGTTGCTTTAAGACAAGAGGCCCAATGCTGGGATAACCTCACTTATTTTTTGTTCTGGCTTCTTCCAATGAAAAAGTTCTGGTGAATTTCCATCTGACAGATATGATATTGATAATTGACAAGAAACGACCTCCACCAGGGGAACCCTATGAACAAATCAGACCTCATAGAAGCGCTAGCATTAGACCAAA comes from the Desulforhopalus sp. genome and includes:
- a CDS encoding alpha/beta hydrolase, with translation MNEIIQLQSGIEIYLRTIEGDGDKPCLVFLHEGLGCTAMWKDFPDRLCRMANCSGLVYDRTGYGNSSPLCRTWTIHYLHDYALKELPEILERTIPGKPFILIGHSDGGSISLIFGAEKPALLKAIITEAAHVFVEPETLRGILAAVGAYEKGHFRGLAKYHGDKTDALFRAWADTWRSEWFKFWNIEYVLPSIACPLLVLQGSQDQYGTERQVETIVAKSSGQTTSVLIDKCGHAPHQEQPEKVLQILAEYIGRLL